The Chryseobacterium aureum genome contains a region encoding:
- the gwsG gene encoding grasp-with-spasm system ATP-grasp peptide maturase: protein MILIISDEYDISTAYVIDWLNYFQVEWLRINDSDDCELTVIDSKTFITLKQGTIDIDKVEAVWYRRGFIAVGEFRKLGVPQFNSYLSHNKSVLHEYLQYKLSGKRQINTFSKANVNKLIVNDIAKEIGLKIPEFYIDNKLHEQKKYKKTITKPITPGFLGSIDEFKIDSYTKILDKDRVKSFSTSLLQEYIEKKFEIRTFYLLGKCWSMAIFSQSDNQTQVDFRRYNKEVPNRTVPFKLPESIEKKIDNLMKRISLESGSIDFLYSADHTFYFLEVNPVGQFDMVSFPCNYHLEKEIALHLINRYETEE, encoded by the coding sequence ATGATACTAATAATTTCCGATGAATATGATATTTCTACAGCTTATGTAATAGATTGGCTGAATTATTTTCAGGTAGAATGGCTAAGGATCAATGATTCAGACGACTGTGAGCTCACTGTTATCGATTCAAAAACCTTTATCACACTTAAACAGGGCACTATTGATATCGATAAAGTAGAAGCAGTCTGGTACAGAAGAGGTTTTATTGCTGTCGGAGAATTCAGAAAACTTGGAGTTCCTCAGTTTAATTCATATCTGTCACACAACAAAAGTGTTTTGCATGAATACCTTCAGTATAAGTTATCAGGCAAAAGGCAGATTAATACTTTTAGTAAAGCAAATGTGAATAAATTGATTGTGAATGACATTGCAAAAGAAATTGGTCTGAAGATTCCGGAATTCTATATCGATAATAAACTGCATGAACAAAAAAAATATAAAAAAACGATTACGAAACCCATTACACCAGGTTTTTTAGGAAGTATAGATGAATTTAAAATAGATTCCTATACAAAAATTTTAGATAAGGATCGCGTTAAAAGCTTCAGTACTTCCTTACTTCAGGAGTATATTGAAAAAAAATTTGAAATAAGGACATTTTATCTTCTTGGGAAATGCTGGAGTATGGCTATTTTTTCGCAATCGGATAATCAAACCCAGGTAGATTTCAGGAGATATAATAAAGAGGTGCCGAATCGGACAGTACCTTTCAAACTTCCTGAATCCATTGAGAAAAAGATTGATAACCTTATGAAAAGAATTTCTTTAGAAAGCGGATCTATAGATTTTTTGTACTCAGCAGATCATACTTTTTATTTTTTAGAAGTAAACCCTGTTGGTCAGTTTGATATGGTATCATTTCCCTGTAATTATCATTTAGAAAAAGAAATTGCACTACACTTAATTAACCGCTATGAAACAGAAGAATAA
- the serS gene encoding serine--tRNA ligase, translated as MLQVNFLRDNKERVLEGLKKRQFKNLELVDEAIAADDERKRIQFELDSQLSEINKISKEIGLLMKEGKKEEAESAKSKTAQYKESSSELKSQLEVKENDLLNILYQLPNIPNELVKSGASADDNEIIFQSHTVEGLGEGAIPHWELAKKYNLIDFELGVKIAGAGFPVYLGKGARLQRALVQYFLDKNVEKGYTEVNPPHVVNEASGFGTGQLPDKEGQMYYINEDKLYLIPTAEVPVTNLYRDVLLEEKDLPIKNTAFSQCYRREAGSYGAHVRGLNRLHQFEKVEIVRIEKPENSYAVLEEMVEHIKEILTDLELPFRVLRLCGGDTGFASAMTYDFEVWSAAQEMWLEVSSVSNFETFQANRLKCRYKGDGKSQLVHTLNGSAMALPRIMAALLENNQTADGIKLPKKIAEYARFDIIN; from the coding sequence ATGTTACAGGTCAATTTTTTGCGCGACAATAAAGAACGCGTTTTAGAAGGTCTTAAGAAAAGACAATTCAAAAATCTTGAGTTGGTAGACGAGGCGATCGCTGCCGACGACGAAAGAAAAAGAATCCAGTTTGAACTAGATTCCCAGCTTTCCGAAATCAATAAAATTTCGAAGGAAATAGGACTTTTGATGAAAGAAGGGAAAAAAGAAGAAGCGGAGTCTGCAAAATCTAAAACAGCACAATACAAAGAGTCGAGCTCAGAATTGAAATCACAGTTAGAAGTGAAAGAAAACGACTTACTGAATATTCTGTATCAGCTTCCGAACATTCCGAATGAATTGGTAAAAAGCGGAGCTTCTGCTGATGACAATGAAATTATTTTCCAGTCTCATACGGTAGAAGGTCTGGGTGAAGGCGCTATTCCTCACTGGGAACTGGCTAAAAAATATAACCTTATTGATTTTGAATTAGGGGTGAAGATTGCCGGTGCCGGTTTTCCTGTTTATTTAGGAAAAGGAGCAAGATTACAGAGGGCTTTGGTTCAGTATTTCTTAGATAAAAACGTAGAGAAAGGATATACAGAAGTGAATCCTCCTCACGTTGTGAATGAAGCATCTGGTTTTGGAACCGGACAGCTTCCGGATAAAGAAGGACAGATGTATTATATCAATGAAGATAAATTATATCTTATTCCTACGGCAGAAGTTCCTGTAACCAACCTTTACCGCGATGTACTGCTTGAAGAAAAAGATCTTCCTATTAAGAATACAGCATTCTCCCAGTGTTACAGAAGAGAAGCCGGAAGCTATGGTGCCCATGTAAGAGGATTGAACCGTCTTCACCAGTTTGAAAAGGTAGAAATCGTAAGAATTGAAAAACCTGAAAACTCTTACGCTGTTTTGGAAGAAATGGTAGAGCATATCAAAGAAATTCTTACAGATCTTGAACTTCCGTTCAGAGTATTGAGACTTTGCGGTGGAGATACCGGTTTTGCATCTGCCATGACCTATGATTTTGAAGTATGGAGTGCTGCCCAGGAAATGTGGTTAGAAGTAAGCTCTGTATCTAATTTTGAAACGTTTCAGGCCAACCGATTGAAGTGCCGTTATAAAGGAGATGGTAAATCTCAGCTTGTGCATACCTTAAACGGATCAGCCATGGCATTGCCAAGAATTATGGCTGCTTTGCTTGAGAACAACCAGACAGCGGATGGCATTAAGCTTCCTAAGAAAATTGCAGAATATGCAAGATTTGACATCATCAACTAA
- the asnB gene encoding asparagine synthase (glutamine-hydrolyzing), translated as MCGISGYYSFHKSISSTNILEMNQAIKHRGPDDEGFWMDNNDRGASFSGDDSTQKIKKQFPVLQEEYSNIALGFRRLSIVDLSEKGHQPMLSENKEMIITFNGEIYNFKKLRKELESLGHSFHSTSDTEVILKGYQEWGQSAFSKLDGMFAICIVDLIRQKLILARDRIGMKPLFYHQSSEGIVWASEIKALLKHEFVKPEINWNGVYTNFLFQTTLAPQTCFQHIFSLEPASIMTIDLKDDQVTKEKFWNLPSPSAKNIAENEAVRKIDELLSESISEQLYADVPVAIMMSGGIDSTLIASKSKSFNADVNTYTVSYPFSEEEVKNASLAARHFGVPHEIKEIRDEEALERLKENIQHFEEPYSSFEVLINAAKYAHDRGYKVILSGNGADELFAGYSHTLKLKKWLLMRNFNFMSPLIFTKDKFSQRVKNYFSQNSMFDFFRQSQVNMMPLEVKALMHPDIYSAIETNLSEYHLSETPNYSGYFEYDMKYSLSSHHVFRDDLSAMKYSVEFRYPYLSNRLIDYVAALPENIRFNGMQNKPLLRKAAVRHLPGEILNMPKKGFSFPVSYFIKNDKKIRDFITETLESLKKRNFFNASVMDEWWNHQEHEYDWVKIWQLVTFELWYQKYFEK; from the coding sequence ATGTGCGGAATCAGCGGGTATTATTCATTTCATAAAAGTATTTCCTCTACCAATATTCTGGAAATGAATCAGGCGATTAAACACCGCGGACCTGATGATGAAGGATTCTGGATGGATAATAACGACCGGGGAGCTTCCTTTTCAGGTGATGATTCTACTCAAAAGATTAAAAAACAGTTTCCGGTTCTACAGGAAGAATATTCAAATATAGCCTTGGGATTCCGTAGATTATCCATTGTAGATCTGTCAGAAAAAGGGCATCAGCCTATGCTTTCAGAGAATAAGGAGATGATTATCACATTTAACGGAGAGATTTATAATTTTAAAAAATTAAGAAAAGAACTTGAATCTCTGGGACATTCTTTCCACAGTACCTCTGATACAGAAGTTATCCTTAAGGGGTATCAGGAATGGGGACAGTCAGCCTTTTCAAAGCTGGATGGAATGTTCGCGATCTGTATCGTAGATCTTATCCGTCAGAAACTGATATTAGCCAGAGACAGAATAGGAATGAAGCCTCTTTTCTATCATCAGAGCAGCGAAGGAATTGTTTGGGCTTCAGAAATAAAGGCATTACTGAAGCATGAATTTGTGAAGCCGGAAATCAACTGGAACGGAGTTTATACCAACTTTCTTTTTCAGACAACGTTGGCTCCGCAAACGTGTTTTCAGCATATTTTTTCTTTGGAGCCTGCATCCATTATGACTATTGATTTAAAAGATGATCAGGTCACTAAAGAGAAATTCTGGAACCTGCCATCGCCGTCTGCAAAAAATATTGCTGAGAATGAAGCGGTAAGAAAAATAGATGAACTTCTTTCAGAAAGCATTTCCGAACAGCTATATGCCGATGTTCCTGTAGCGATTATGATGAGTGGTGGGATAGATTCTACCTTAATTGCTTCGAAATCAAAATCTTTCAATGCGGATGTTAATACATACACCGTATCTTATCCGTTTTCTGAAGAAGAAGTAAAAAATGCATCTCTGGCGGCCCGGCATTTTGGAGTTCCGCATGAAATAAAGGAAATACGTGATGAAGAAGCTCTGGAGCGGCTTAAAGAAAATATTCAGCATTTTGAAGAGCCCTACAGCAGCTTTGAAGTGTTAATCAATGCTGCAAAATATGCTCATGACAGGGGTTATAAGGTAATACTAAGCGGAAACGGCGCAGATGAACTCTTTGCAGGCTATTCTCACACGCTGAAACTCAAAAAATGGCTTCTGATGAGGAATTTCAATTTTATGAGCCCTCTTATCTTTACGAAGGATAAATTTTCGCAGCGGGTAAAAAATTATTTCTCCCAGAATAGCATGTTCGATTTTTTCCGGCAAAGCCAGGTCAATATGATGCCTTTGGAGGTGAAAGCTCTTATGCATCCTGATATTTACAGTGCAATTGAGACGAATCTTTCAGAATACCACCTTTCGGAAACCCCCAATTATTCCGGTTATTTTGAATACGATATGAAATATTCATTATCATCCCATCATGTTTTTCGGGATGATCTGAGTGCCATGAAGTACAGTGTGGAGTTTCGTTATCCTTATCTGAGCAACCGCCTGATCGATTACGTAGCAGCGCTTCCGGAAAATATCAGGTTCAATGGAATGCAGAATAAACCTTTATTGCGGAAGGCTGCTGTGAGACATCTTCCCGGGGAAATTTTGAATATGCCCAAGAAAGGCTTCTCATTTCCGGTCAGTTATTTCATTAAAAATGATAAGAAAATAAGAGATTTCATTACAGAAACCTTAGAAAGCCTGAAAAAGAGAAATTTCTTTAATGCTTCTGTCATGGATGAATGGTGGAACCATCAGGAACATGAATATGACTGGGTGAAAATATGGCAGCTGGTTACATTCGAGTTGTGGTACCAGAAATATTTTGAAAAATAA
- a CDS encoding lipopolysaccharide biosynthesis protein has protein sequence MQLTIIKTFVSRFLILILSFGLVIFSTNMWGSEGKGTISIVVANAAAVSFFSSIFSGSSASYFASRFTIEKVLLYAYLWSLLTGLLIPFLFSIASIQGQYLFYLIGISVFSSLLSTNISLFIGTQNIKKFNLYTVLQQLVHIIFIGIFVYGFGKKDVSVYFLAQIGCLALLFLTSFFQIIRKCTVSEISFSKEVAINMFEYGWKTQLSAFVQFLNYRLSFYFLEYFEGIASVGIFSIGVTFSEAIWTITRSIAVILYSDVVNSKSREESIEKTKASLKLTFILMIGFVLGIIIIPSQVYEMIFGKEFRGTKEIMLLLSPGIFAIAVSDMAGHYFSGMRDLKILNVKSIVGLVVTVVFSFIAIPRWGIVGACMATTSSYLVSAFLLFRKFYNSTSFSWKDYMPSKEEILLLKQKLLKK, from the coding sequence ATGCAGCTTACAATCATTAAAACATTTGTTTCACGTTTTCTTATTCTGATCCTGAGTTTCGGATTGGTGATCTTTTCTACAAACATGTGGGGAAGTGAAGGAAAGGGAACCATTTCTATTGTGGTAGCCAATGCTGCAGCAGTAAGCTTTTTCAGCAGTATCTTTTCCGGGAGCAGTGCTTCCTATTTCGCTTCAAGATTTACAATAGAAAAGGTGTTGTTGTATGCCTATCTGTGGTCTCTTTTGACAGGACTTTTAATCCCTTTTTTATTCAGTATTGCTTCTATTCAGGGTCAATATCTTTTTTATCTTATCGGAATTTCTGTTTTTTCTTCACTCTTATCCACTAATATCAGTCTGTTCATTGGAACGCAGAATATTAAAAAGTTTAACCTCTATACCGTATTGCAACAGCTGGTGCATATTATCTTTATTGGAATATTTGTGTATGGCTTCGGGAAGAAAGATGTTTCAGTATACTTTCTGGCGCAGATTGGGTGCCTCGCACTGCTATTTCTTACCAGTTTTTTTCAGATCATCCGAAAATGTACTGTTTCCGAAATATCATTCTCCAAAGAGGTCGCCATCAATATGTTTGAATATGGCTGGAAAACCCAGCTGAGCGCGTTTGTTCAATTCCTCAATTACAGGCTTTCATTTTATTTCCTGGAGTATTTTGAAGGCATTGCCAGTGTAGGAATTTTTTCTATCGGGGTTACTTTTTCGGAGGCCATATGGACCATTACCCGAAGTATTGCCGTTATTTTATATTCAGATGTAGTAAACAGTAAAAGCAGGGAAGAATCTATTGAGAAAACTAAAGCATCTTTAAAACTGACTTTTATTCTGATGATAGGCTTTGTGCTGGGTATCATAATCATTCCGTCTCAGGTGTATGAAATGATTTTTGGGAAAGAGTTCAGAGGTACCAAAGAAATCATGCTTCTTTTATCACCGGGGATTTTTGCCATTGCAGTAAGTGATATGGCAGGGCATTACTTTTCAGGAATGAGAGACCTTAAAATTCTCAATGTAAAATCAATAGTAGGACTGGTCGTTACAGTTGTATTTTCTTTCATTGCCATACCGAGATGGGGAATTGTAGGAGCCTGCATGGCTACAACATCATCTTATTTGGTTTCGGCTTTCCTGCTGTTCAGAAAGTTTTATAATTCCACTTCCTTTAGTTGGAAAGACTATATGCCTTCAAAAGAAGAAATACTGCTCCTGAAACAAAAGCTTTTGAAGAAATAA
- a CDS encoding glycosyltransferase codes for MPKVLFLTTSHSYHDDRIFYHQAKALRDNGYEVKICSLCAAYNGVIDGVEIESFAILEESIEKKMETFRKVCDCFHPGVIICSEPLAVVAVKEFVKNNKISCIYDVTEWYPSMSMLQKYSFPAKIFQAAKFSLIQLYAGFLSTHFIFGETTKKFPLAYFFGFKKQMILPYYPDSIYIRESIRELEPNSITLCYTGQISKDKGIGNFFQVIDKLRTELPELHCKILIIGSTVEERDELYFSTLLKKYSFEDIEIRKPAAFDRFTEAFAEADLCFDLREIHFENNHSLPIKLFYFMGAGKPVIYSNLKGIRKHMGKLSFGHLADPHHAEGISELIINYIRNPEVYHSHALNARKEFEKKYNWNIIKNSFVDFVKRSIDK; via the coding sequence ATGCCTAAAGTACTTTTTTTAACCACCTCCCACAGCTATCATGATGACCGGATTTTTTATCATCAGGCAAAAGCTCTTAGAGATAATGGGTATGAAGTAAAAATATGCAGTTTATGTGCGGCGTATAATGGCGTTATTGATGGCGTTGAAATAGAATCTTTCGCCATTCTGGAAGAAAGTATCGAAAAAAAAATGGAAACTTTCCGGAAAGTCTGTGACTGCTTTCATCCCGGGGTCATTATCTGTTCCGAACCGCTGGCAGTAGTAGCAGTAAAAGAATTTGTAAAGAACAACAAAATAAGCTGTATCTATGACGTTACAGAATGGTATCCGTCAATGTCCATGCTTCAAAAATACAGCTTTCCGGCTAAAATTTTTCAGGCAGCAAAATTTTCTCTTATCCAATTGTATGCAGGTTTTTTAAGCACTCATTTTATTTTTGGAGAAACTACCAAAAAGTTTCCTTTAGCCTATTTTTTCGGATTTAAAAAGCAGATGATTCTTCCTTATTACCCGGATTCCATTTACATCAGAGAAAGTATCAGGGAACTGGAGCCTAATAGCATAACGCTATGTTATACAGGACAGATTTCTAAAGATAAAGGGATTGGGAATTTTTTCCAAGTGATAGATAAACTTCGGACAGAACTGCCTGAATTACATTGTAAAATCCTCATTATCGGATCCACTGTAGAGGAAAGAGATGAATTGTATTTTTCAACATTATTGAAGAAATATTCTTTTGAAGATATAGAGATTAGGAAACCTGCTGCTTTTGATCGGTTTACAGAAGCTTTTGCAGAGGCAGATCTATGCTTTGATCTTCGGGAAATTCATTTTGAAAATAATCATTCGCTGCCCATTAAGCTTTTCTACTTTATGGGAGCAGGAAAACCGGTGATCTACTCAAATCTGAAGGGAATTCGGAAGCATATGGGAAAACTCTCGTTTGGACATCTCGCAGATCCTCACCATGCAGAGGGTATTTCTGAATTAATCATTAATTATATCAGGAATCCGGAGGTGTATCATTCCCATGCTCTTAATGCCCGGAAAGAGTTTGAAAAGAAATACAACTGGAATATCATAAAAAATTCTTTCGTTGATTTTGTGAAAAGATCTATCGATAAATAA
- a CDS encoding (Fe-S)-binding protein, whose product MDFNIKTMAEYAAEGKAPEVLFWVGCAGSFDDRAKKITKAFCKILNKIGVEFAVLGQEESCTGDPAKRAGNEFVFQMMALTNIEVLNAYEVKKIVTACPHCFNTLKNEYPSLGGHFEVVHHTQFLKTLMEEGRLKIEGGAFKGKKITFHDPCYLGRANNEYEAPRMLLEKLDAELVEMKRCKTNGLCCGAGGAQMFKEPEKGNKDINIERTEEALSFEPKVIATGCPFCNTMMTDGVKHFNKNTEVAVKDIVELLAEAEDL is encoded by the coding sequence ATGGATTTCAATATAAAAACAATGGCAGAATATGCTGCCGAAGGAAAGGCCCCGGAAGTTTTATTTTGGGTTGGATGTGCGGGAAGCTTTGATGACCGTGCTAAAAAAATTACAAAAGCATTTTGCAAGATATTAAATAAGATAGGGGTTGAATTTGCCGTTTTAGGACAGGAGGAAAGCTGTACAGGAGATCCTGCAAAAAGAGCCGGAAACGAATTCGTATTCCAGATGATGGCGCTTACCAATATTGAAGTGCTGAACGCTTACGAAGTAAAGAAAATCGTAACCGCCTGCCCACACTGTTTCAATACCCTTAAAAATGAATATCCGAGCTTAGGGGGACACTTCGAGGTAGTGCACCATACTCAGTTCCTTAAAACCTTAATGGAAGAAGGAAGACTGAAAATAGAGGGCGGAGCATTCAAAGGAAAAAAAATTACGTTCCACGACCCATGTTATTTGGGACGTGCCAATAATGAATACGAGGCTCCAAGAATGTTATTGGAGAAACTGGATGCAGAACTTGTAGAAATGAAACGCTGCAAAACCAACGGACTCTGCTGTGGAGCTGGTGGTGCACAGATGTTTAAAGAGCCTGAAAAAGGAAATAAAGACATCAATATTGAAAGAACAGAGGAAGCTTTATCCTTTGAACCTAAAGTCATTGCTACAGGATGCCCTTTCTGTAATACCATGATGACAGATGGTGTGAAACACTTTAACAAAAATACTGAAGTAGCCGTAAAAGATATCGTTGAACTTCTTGCGGAAGCAGAAGATTTATAA
- a CDS encoding (Fe-S)-binding protein → MQYIGNIIFLILLVAGFGLFAKSLLKIYRNIRLGHEINRNDRKGERWSTMARVAMGQSKMTARPVAGVLHLFVYVGFVIINIELIEIIVDGLFGTHRFLASVFGHGFYSFFTATLEVLALLVVIGVVIFFIRRNFYGVKRLTMKELFGWPKQDANWILIIEFALMVAFFTMNTSDFILQSRGVLPEHGSFPISEMTLVPFFEIFSFDNGFLMFTEKAAWWFHFVGILFFMNYLYYSKHLHIILAFPSTWYANLDKKGKFNNLDSVTKEIKLMMDPNADPYAAPAEGAEADVPSKFGAEDIFDLNQVQLLNAYSCTECGRCTSVCPANITGKKLSPRLILMKTRDRLEEVGRNIDQNGKFVDDGKKLLNDYITKEELWACTTCNACTEACPVLLDPLSIIFEMRRFLVMEQSAAPQELNLMMTNVENNAAPWQYNQADRLNWASEN, encoded by the coding sequence ATGCAGTACATTGGTAACATTATTTTCCTGATTTTATTAGTGGCAGGATTCGGGCTGTTTGCCAAAAGCCTTCTGAAAATCTACAGAAATATCAGGTTAGGTCACGAAATTAACAGAAACGACAGAAAAGGAGAACGCTGGAGCACTATGGCACGGGTTGCTATGGGACAGAGTAAAATGACGGCACGCCCCGTTGCCGGGGTTCTGCACCTTTTTGTATATGTAGGGTTTGTGATTATTAATATAGAACTTATAGAAATAATTGTTGATGGGCTGTTTGGTACACATCGTTTCCTGGCTTCGGTTTTCGGACACGGATTCTACAGCTTCTTTACTGCAACATTAGAAGTTTTAGCACTTCTTGTGGTAATAGGAGTGGTTATATTTTTCATCAGAAGAAACTTTTATGGCGTTAAGAGATTAACGATGAAAGAACTTTTCGGTTGGCCAAAACAGGATGCCAACTGGATTCTTATCATAGAGTTTGCCCTGATGGTGGCTTTCTTTACAATGAATACCTCGGATTTCATTTTACAGTCCAGAGGTGTTTTGCCAGAACACGGAAGCTTTCCGATCAGTGAAATGACATTGGTTCCGTTTTTCGAAATCTTTAGTTTTGATAACGGATTTCTGATGTTCACAGAGAAAGCAGCCTGGTGGTTCCACTTTGTAGGGATTCTTTTCTTTATGAACTATCTTTATTATTCAAAACACCTGCATATCATCCTTGCATTTCCAAGTACATGGTATGCCAATCTCGATAAGAAAGGAAAATTCAACAATCTTGACTCTGTAACGAAAGAGATCAAATTGATGATGGATCCCAATGCAGATCCATACGCTGCTCCGGCAGAAGGTGCTGAAGCAGATGTGCCTTCTAAATTTGGTGCGGAAGATATCTTTGATCTTAATCAGGTACAGTTGCTTAATGCCTATTCCTGTACAGAATGCGGACGCTGTACTTCCGTTTGTCCCGCTAATATTACCGGGAAAAAACTTTCTCCGAGACTGATCCTGATGAAAACCAGGGACCGACTGGAAGAAGTAGGAAGAAATATTGATCAAAATGGAAAATTCGTTGATGACGGTAAAAAACTGTTGAACGACTATATTACTAAAGAAGAACTTTGGGCCTGTACTACCTGTAATGCATGTACAGAAGCTTGTCCGGTACTGCTTGACCCGCTTTCCATTATTTTTGAAATGAGGAGATTCCTGGTAATGGAACAGTCTGCTGCTCCTCAGGAGCTGAACCTGATGATGACCAATGTGGAAAACAACGCTGCACCTTGGCAGTATAATCAGGCTGACCGTCTGAACTGGGCATCAGAAAACTAA
- a CDS encoding MlaD family protein — protein sequence MKFSKELKAGVITLLAIVGFVVLFQFMKGKSLFTTDNIFYAKYDNVEGLAQSSAVSINGLKVGQVDKIIPLTGKDGKINFVVKITVDNKFEFSKNSSLEIFEPGLMSGKEMRVNLAYGGQTAKDGDTLKGAFKLGTLGSLSSQVGPVKDQLQVVLHRVDSLMANANLLVDAQNRAEIKALLSNLNKTVGALQTTAGSVNNLVGHNDPKLQKVLDDASLTMQSGKVTLDKYGNLAQSIDTKQLNSTIANLDATVGKLNQVIGGIDRGEGSLGKIMKDDQLYNNLNSASTNLNSLIEDMKANPKRYINFSVFGKNNKD from the coding sequence GTGAAGTTCAGTAAAGAATTAAAAGCTGGTGTGATTACACTTCTAGCTATAGTAGGTTTTGTGGTGTTGTTTCAGTTTATGAAAGGGAAAAGCCTTTTTACTACGGATAATATATTTTACGCAAAATATGACAACGTAGAAGGGCTTGCCCAGTCTTCAGCTGTCTCTATCAACGGTCTTAAAGTAGGGCAGGTGGATAAAATTATTCCTCTGACCGGGAAAGACGGGAAAATTAATTTTGTTGTAAAAATTACAGTAGATAACAAATTTGAATTCTCAAAAAATTCATCATTGGAAATTTTTGAACCCGGGCTAATGTCCGGTAAGGAAATGAGAGTAAATCTGGCATATGGAGGTCAGACGGCTAAAGATGGTGATACACTTAAAGGAGCTTTCAAGCTGGGAACATTGGGAAGCCTTTCTTCTCAGGTGGGACCGGTAAAAGATCAGCTGCAGGTAGTTCTACACCGTGTAGACTCCCTGATGGCGAATGCCAATCTGCTTGTAGATGCTCAAAACAGAGCTGAAATAAAGGCTCTGCTATCCAATCTTAATAAAACAGTAGGCGCATTACAGACTACAGCAGGAAGCGTAAACAACCTGGTAGGACATAATGACCCTAAATTGCAGAAAGTATTAGATGATGCAAGCCTTACCATGCAAAGCGGAAAGGTAACCCTGGATAAATATGGAAACCTGGCTCAGAGCATTGATACAAAGCAGTTGAATTCAACCATTGCTAATTTAGATGCTACAGTAGGAAAATTAAATCAGGTAATTGGCGGTATCGATAGAGGAGAAGGAAGTTTAGGTAAAATTATGAAAGACGATCAGCTTTATAACAACCTGAATTCTGCGTCTACCAACTTGAATTCATTGATCGAAGATATGAAAGCGAACCCGAAGAGGTATATCAACTTCTCGGTTTTCGGTAAAAATAACAAAGACTAA